The following DNA comes from Rhodanobacter sp. AS-Z3.
AGGGCGCCGGAACTGCAGTTGCTGCGTGACGCGCGTGCCGGCACGCCGAACATCTACGCCGACTGCCTGTGCCGGCCTTATTGAGGCGCGCGCATCGTAGTGGAACCCGTGGAGCTAGTGCTGCAAGGCCTCAATCTGCTTGTCCTGCTGGTCATCGTGCTTCTCGACCATCTTGCTGACGTCTTTCGCGCGCTGCTTGTCAGCGCGCATTCCGTCAAACGGGGTGGTGACTACGGGCGGCTTCGCCTGAGGCTCCGGCGGCTTGCTTGAGCATGCACCCAGCGAGACAAGGCAGAGCAGGAGCGGCAGCAGCTTCATGGTGGTTACCTTGCGTGTTCGTTTCGCCAAGTGTTGCGCCAGCTAGCGTCGCAGGCAAGCCAGCAGCGTTGGCAGCCCGCCGCCGACGCTTTAAGCTGCCCGCATGAACAGTCGTCTCGATGCCTGGCAACTGCAAGGCCATAACGCCCTGATTACCGGTGCCAGCAAAGGCATCGGCCATGCCACCGCGCGCGAGCTGGCCGGGCTGGGTGCGAACCTGTTGCTGGTTGCGCGGGATGCGGATCATCTGGAGCAGGTCAGGGATGAGCTGGCCGAGGATTTCCCCGCCTGCGAGGTGATGGCGTTCGCCGCTGACGTCAGCGAAGGCGAAGATCGGCTGGCGATATTCGACTGGATTGCCGACCTCGGTACCCCGCTGTCGCTGTTGATCAACAATGCCGGCGGCAATCAGCCGGGAGCCACGCTCGACTATCGCGAAGACGACTGGCGGGCGATCTTCGAGCAGAATCTGTTCAGTGCCTTCGAGATGTGCCGGCTGTCCCACGCGCAGCTCGCCCAGCAGGCGCATGCGGCGATCGTCAACGTGGGTTCGGTGTCCGGCATGACCCATGTGCGCACCGGCTCGCCTTATGGGATGAGCAAGGCCGCACTGCATCAGCTCACCCGCAATCTTGCCGCGGAATGGGCGGTCGATGGCATCCGGGTCAATGCGGTGGCGCCGTGGTACATCCGTACCCAGCGTTCCGAGCCGGCACTGGCCGACAGCGACTATCTCGACGAAGTACTCGACCGCACACCGCTGGAGCGGATCGGCGAGCCGGAGGAAGTAGCGGCGGCGATTGCCTTCCTGTGCCTGCCTGCCGCCAGCTATATCACCGGCCAGGTGCTGGCGGTGGATGGCGGCTTTCTGAACTATGGGTTCTGAATAAGCGGTGCGCACGCCGCGCTGCTCTTGCAGCGCGGGGACGCTTCAGAATTCGGCCACGTGATCCTCGGCTGCAAGGCCGATCGTCACAGCGCCCTCGCCAACATTGACCATGCCGGTGATGCTCATGGGCGCTTCCATCAGCTCCACCCCGCATTCCTCGCAGGCCTGGCGCAACTCCAGATAACCGGGCAGGTGCTCCAGCACGGCGAGGTCGCCACCGTAGCTGGCGCAGACCATCGGTACCAGCAGGCCGGCACGGACGCGTTTCGCTGCAAAACCGAACAGCGCTTGGGCACCTTGCTCGAAGCCGCGGACCTTGCCGACCGGTCCGGTTTCGCCCTGGAAGCAGCGCAGGATCGGCTTGATGTCCAGCGCTGAACCCAGCATGGCGCTGAAAACCCCCACGCTGCGGTCGTTCTTCTTCTTGGCGCGCGCCCGCAGGTAATGCAGGTCGCGCGGCAGCATATAGCCGTAGGAATGATTCGCGATATAGGCCAGTCGTTCGCGGATCACGGCGGGTGTTTCATTCGCGGCAATCAGGCGATTGGCTTCGTAGATGGCTGGCGCCGCCCCGGCGAACAGGTTGCGGGTGTCCACCACGCGCATCATGAACGGGCCGGGGACACCGGCTTGCTCGCGCACCTGCCGATAGTTCTTGAGAATGCCGAAGCTCGCCTTGTTGACGTGATCGTTGATCGGGCTGCGGGTAGCGGTGATGGTCAGGCAGAAAACACAGTCCTGTTCCAGCACCAGTTTCTCGAGGAACAGCTTGTGGATTTCGGCCACGGGAGAGGGTTCGGTTTCCGCCGAATGACTGCGGCTGCCGAGACGTCGATCGATGAAGCGCTGGATCTCCTCCGGCCGGCGATCGTCCATGAAGGTTTCGCTGTCGACCTTGATCGTGATCGGCATGACTGCGATGTCGTGCTTCTGAATGAATTCCTGCGATAGATCGCAGGCCGCGTCGATTGCCAGGCCCATCCGCATCAGCTCATCCCCCCGGTTCATTGATTGCAGGCGAAACATAGCATGCACGCTGTGTCAGTGGTTGTTGGGCCGGTTGGTGTCGCCATGCTGACTGGCTGGGGCGCCACGGCAGCCCTAAGATGGTCTGACATAACTGGCATATCGCCGGCGTGGCGTCGCCGGTAACGAGCTTCGGGCAAGACTTCAAGATGAAAAGCAAACAGGAAATCGTTTCCAACTGGCTGCCGCGCTATACCGGCACCCCGCTGGACCAATTTGGCGAATACATTTTGCTGACCAACTTCGGCAACTATGTGGAGATGTTCGCGCAGTGGCACGGCGTGGAAGTGCAGGGGCGTGATCGGCCGATGCCGAATGCCACCGCCGATGGCATCACCCTGATCAACTTCGGCATGGGCAGCCCGAACGCCGCCACCATGATGGATCTGCTCGGCGCGATCAGCCCGAAGGCTGTGTTGTTTCTGGGCAAGTGCGGTGGGGTCAAGAAGAAGAATCAACTCGGTGACCTGGTGTTGCCGATCGCGGCCATTCGTGGCGAAG
Coding sequences within:
- a CDS encoding SDR family oxidoreductase, with translation MNSRLDAWQLQGHNALITGASKGIGHATARELAGLGANLLLVARDADHLEQVRDELAEDFPACEVMAFAADVSEGEDRLAIFDWIADLGTPLSLLINNAGGNQPGATLDYREDDWRAIFEQNLFSAFEMCRLSHAQLAQQAHAAIVNVGSVSGMTHVRTGSPYGMSKAALHQLTRNLAAEWAVDGIRVNAVAPWYIRTQRSEPALADSDYLDEVLDRTPLERIGEPEEVAAAIAFLCLPAASYITGQVLAVDGGFLNYGF
- a CDS encoding DegV family protein, translating into MRMGLAIDAACDLSQEFIQKHDIAVMPITIKVDSETFMDDRRPEEIQRFIDRRLGSRSHSAETEPSPVAEIHKLFLEKLVLEQDCVFCLTITATRSPINDHVNKASFGILKNYRQVREQAGVPGPFMMRVVDTRNLFAGAAPAIYEANRLIAANETPAVIRERLAYIANHSYGYMLPRDLHYLRARAKKKNDRSVGVFSAMLGSALDIKPILRCFQGETGPVGKVRGFEQGAQALFGFAAKRVRAGLLVPMVCASYGGDLAVLEHLPGYLELRQACEECGVELMEAPMSITGMVNVGEGAVTIGLAAEDHVAEF